GTTTTCAATCATGCGCCTATACTGCTCCTGCATGCGATCATGCTCTTCCTGCTGCAGACGTCTCGCAGCTGCCAGCCTCTCAACCTCTGCACGGTCAACTTCTGTCCGACCTTCTGACCGGTCAGCCTCCCCATCACCTTTGCTCGTGAGGCCATTGGGATTGTCGATACTCTTTCTGTGTTTTCCAAATCTATGAAATGATAGTTTATTAGTAATGCATTCCAAGGTaccattatgataaaatattatcatctaaatattcaataatatactgatgtaaaaataaatgtatattttacaatatatattcacatcacaTAATGCATTTCAAATACCTGAACATGGAACCAAGTCCTTTGAAGATTCCTGGCTTCTTCTTGCCAACTTTCTTGTACTTATCATCGACAGCAGAATTCACTGATGACTGCCGACTGTTGCCTCTGCCAAAACCAGAGCCGCTGGATTCTGACTCTTCTTCTGCAACTAAATATCCAAAATATTCCTCATGTGAGAAAAAATCTTCTGGGGGAAATCAGCACAGACAAAATGCACAACATTCAGAAGACACATCAgcagaagcaaaaacaaaataaaaaacaacattgaTAAGCAACAATTGCCACAACAGTTGGAACATGcatggaaaaagaaaggaacaccACAGCAACATCCAAGGACAAGAAAGcacaaaatcaagaaaaacatGGAGTCAAGCAGTCGTAGGAAGGGGTGCCAGGATCCACCGCCATCAGATGTCGAAAAAGGCAAATTGCACGCAAGCAATGCACAAATTTGGTCAGGTGTTACCCACAGGAAATGGTGAATGTATGAACAATTCATCACAAGTAGCCCCACAGTCAGGTGATTCCAGGTCACATCCCCAATGGGATCAAGGAACATTGAGCATCCAGGCCCCATCGGGTCATAGAAGGTCAAGCCAAAGGTCCGAACGAACATGAGTAGGGTTGTCGGTGTCGGTGCACAGTAGGGTAGGAGtcaagaagatggagagaaacaTGAATCTATTAGGATTGTCTCTTGGAGTTGGATTACAGTGACTGCACTACCCTTCAATGACAACTTATCCTCTTTTATACCAATCTACCATATGCAGAAAGGTTTTGATTCATTACTTTTTTAGAAGTGTTACTTTAGGATCtaccccaacaaaacacccagtctgagagtatatatatcaaactacATTCTCAAACTTGTACAAGAAATCTAGTTATACTtcttactgatgataataatacaaaactgTTTACATCTTATAGACTTCTAACACTTACGGGTTTCCATCTTATTTCTTAAACCGGTGAGAGGGACATCATAAGACCTGTCAACGGCAGCCCGGAAGCTCTCATTGCACCCACGGCCTCTTGGCACTCTGCCCGAACCCATGCGGTGGCCCTCTTCTTCGAGTGCCATCTGGAAGGAGGTTAATATAAATTTTCTGTCTTTCCTAGAATAAATACAAGGAAATAGATAAATCTATAGCAGCTGTGGCAATAAAACTATTAAGATGctaaaccttataaaaaaaataattaatataaataacttcttccattaaagaaaaaatagcaaaCTTAACTCTCGTCTACTCATTTACACCATTTACACTTGCACtcaaattttaaacaaacaaagtTATGCACCTTTGAGACCATAAATAAAAGTTTTCCTGTCCCTACCTCCTGAACCATTGTCTGCAGGGACTCTAGGCTTGAAGACTTCTTCATGCCTAAACCTGGACCGACGTCTAGCCGAGATCGAAGGGCATCTGgagattatttatatgatttatatgaatTTGGGAAAGTGTGTAAAGGAAACATTTAATTTATTTGTCTCAATCCCTTGTACAGCTGACAACTTGATCATGGTGCACATGCATTGTTATCATGCATCAAGAAAGCAAATTATGGTTGCTATTATGGAATGATGTTCAGGTTGTCATTTATAATTGGGATGAAAACtttacaataacagaaaaaaaactttaaaatcctatattcttttttctatgtATTATCAATCAAAACAATAACAGAACTATATACAAAGTACTGGTATTAACTTTAAGAATTGTTAAGAATTGTTAGGCAATGTCAAAAACATTTAATGCATCACAGACTCCATGCAAAATAACTTTCTGGTAAATATTAGTTTAAGCTTCAAATTCATTCTCAGGGACTGACACTGTTTATCTTGCTGCCATTTATTCTTTCATCTGACAAACTACACTGACTATGACATACCtctgataaaaaatgtaatacttGGATTCTTCAATCGAAcctgacacacatatatgtaaaaaaatatatatatatataaatatatatatatataaagagaccaTTCTCTCTGCAAAAGCTCCCAAGAGTAAAAAAGACTACCAGAGAATAAAACGAAAGATGAGAGAAGTGAGGGATGGCTGATGATAATGTGGCATCCAACACTcatatgagaaagagaagagggaaagagagaaagagggcaaacaaaatataaaccagataaaaaataaacattgattCCTCTTGAGATTGTAGCACCCAATATAACCCCCCAACCTTTACCCTGTGGTGGCAAGTGCTCAtgctgagaggaggaggaggagggttgttCATGTGCGTGACTGTTGGTGCGCTGGAGGTTTTGAGAGGCGAGAGATTCGTCCGACGAGGCCCGGACCAGCAGCTTCCCCCCCATCACAGCTGCGTCTCGACTCAATAACTCTCGGTTACGGGCAGCTACACAATAAGACAAAACCAAGAGATTTTGTGTAAGTACTTTTTCTTGTTATCTGGATTCTTACATAAAGTTCTCTGTGATGCTAGctatgtttttcttctcttttggggtgggggggtagggggtgaggaaaGGTGAAAGGTTTGGGGGAAGCTGTGAGTATAACAAGACAAACATGTGCAGAgagatattaatagtattataagatattatattcatatgtacaaatCCATTTCCATTCAAAACATTCATATCCACATTCAGTAATGCTTTCTTCTTGTTCCTCAGGCCCATCTTGATGCTATACCACATTataacatataccatatatatgcaatatcataaaaaaagtgCAGTGAAAAATCATAGCACATACAGGTGAAAAAATAATCCTAACAGAACAGGGTGTCTTGAGAACATCAGTGTAACACAAAGTAGAGTAATGCAATGCTTTAGAAAGTCAAATATATGTCAGGTGTGAGAATTAGTCAATTAGTAAAGAAACAGTGCAAACCCCATGCAAAACAAATCAAGCCATACAACCAAAACCAAATATCCCTCATGTCCCTCCACGGTGCAAAAttctatttaaatatagataaaactaggataaaaaacagaaaagaaaacaaatcatatATCTTGTGACTATCCAGACTacgagaggcaaaaaaaaaaaacatgcaccacATTACTCTTGTTAGTTACCCCAGTTTGAGATCATGGCAGAAAGGTCCTGGCCAAAAGTGGTCCGCTGGTTTCCTTTGCTATGATTTCTCTCAAGACTCCGTGTGATTGGACTGAAGGGGCCTCGTGGGTACCCAGACCAATGCCCCTTGAGGCTCCCTCTTCCCACGGTTCTGTCAAGCGTCTCAGAACCCCCCTTCCTCACATACTGCTGTTTGGACTTTGCCTTTGGACTAGCATTAACAAGGGTGTTGGCCTTCTGGCGTAGTTTTGGGGAGGGCTTTAGAATGGGTCTTGGGATCTCAAGAGTGGCATGGTGGTTCTTTGAAACAGAACTTGGTTGGGAGGGTTTGAGGCTTGATTTCTTTGAGGGTTCTGGCTGTTTTGCCTTCAAGGAAGGGTAATCCTGGGTGGGCAGATCAATCCCAACCTCCCTTGACCCTGGCTTGAACTCCTCTCGTGTTTCACCTTAAGGACAGATACCATACCAGGGTTAGCCAAGAACATTCAGTCTAGTCTGTCACCGTGTTCAAGAAAGGAGGACTGGACAGTCTTTCCTCCAAAATTAACTCATGAACAGACTAGACTAATTGTTACTGACTTCTGTTTAAGAAGCTGACCAACTTAAAGACACAACTTTAAAGATGCATTACACAATTAAGTAATATCATTTAATTGTAATCTTTTACTGTATCTTAGAACCagctaataataatcaaaagcaaAATGTAAATGCATCTTAACACCAAATTACTTATATGTTGACTATAAACACATGActcataaaaaatcataattggTAAGCTTCTTCAGGAGACAACAAGCACTCAAATggatacaaataaattaattttgtaaGTTAGTTAGTCTCAGAAATAAAAGATACCTTGATATACATTGTCCAAAAATACATCATAGTTTTACATGACTCAGTAATATGACAAAATGTCTCATAATTCTACCTTAGAAAACTACAATATGAACTACATACTCAACTTCACACTGAACCTAGTTGTTAATAAATTCAACACAAAACTACTACCACTGTCTACTGTTATCTACTATTATGTAAAACTATATGCAATGAAAGCCTTTTCCTGTTATTGTGTTTACACTCTTCAtttaaaaatgtaacaaaaattaataaatagggAGGATGTGTACGTAAGGGAGGAAAAACCTGAATGCAAGACTAAACCTTGCCTTCTTTTACACTGGTAGGAAAGTTAAATGCTGTTTAGAGAAATTCCAATCATAGGCCTCAGATATCACCACAGAAATTTAAAACTTAGAGCACCTGAAGAATTAAAGTAGTAATTACCAAGGGGCATGGAGGAAATTCTCTTCCGGCAACGACACTTACCCTCCATAGCAGCCAATCCCATCCCCATGCCCTGACTCGCAGCAAGCTTCTCTTGTGCCAGCATCATCTGCCtttgtttctctcgctcttctctgttTGGGGGAAGGATATTGTGGTTATAAGTCTCAGGTGATAAAAATATTCATCATGGAGGAATTTTGTAAAACTTTCATAAAATCTTTTACTTCCAATGAATCACTCATGTCATTGATTAAAAAACTGCCTATAATGACAAAATTCTCATCTCATAAAAGCAAGTATAAAACTTATTACACTTTAAAATCTAAATCCAACTAATAATTCCAAACTATCATTACAACATTTTATGCTGTTGactaattttgaaataattaagaggaatattttttaaaacaactcCTTTCCTGCTCTATCCCTAACCTCGCTTTCTTGTTACGCTGATAGGTGTCGGTGTTTTTGGCATCCAGGGTGGCGTGGCGCTTCTCCGACATGCTTTGCCGTCCAAATTGATCCCTAGAAAATCCTGCTGCATTTTCTTCTAGGGAGGTtctgaaataggaaaaaaggagggcATATTGTTATACATCTTTAATGACTTACTGATAACAAGAGATTCTACAGAAATGTTTAAGTTTAACTGCTCATCAAATTGACATTGTAAAAAATACGTACTGGCTTGTATAGGCATCGTCGGACTGACTTGGGTGGTCACTGTAGCTTCCCGCGGAGGCCCCAGGACCATCAGAGCGACAAATTTCTCTGTAATCACAAAAAACGGAGATAGTATATTCATCAACTGAGAAATACACCTCCAAGATCATATTCTCTACATTCCACAAGAAGCTCAAGCTTTCACGTAAGACTACTGGTGCTAGAAGCTGCCAACCTCACCTTGACATATGATTACCGGCATCGTCGTGAATGATGAGGGTGTCTCTGGATGGCAGGTTGACAGTCGGTGACCCAAGGGGAttgtggcttggcccccccaccGCCACAGACTCCCTTTCACCACGCATCACCAGCTGCTGCAACTGGGAGGTGTTCCACGTGTCATGTGTTGCCTATTGTGCACAAAGAGATTTCATGAGACAACTTCAACAAGTAAAACgtccaaaaataaacaatatatatacatattttcttcatGTGGACATCCCACTCTTATGTCAGCTAAATTATATGTATGCTATAAAATAAACATTGATAATATACCTTATAATAACTTTCATTTCTTAGTGCTCCGTTATTCCCAGTTAGTCTCTGGATAACTGGGTTAATGTGGCCAAAATCACTGGCATCTATTTCATGGCCATCTCCATCATACTgccaatcattaaaaaaatattattagcaAGACAATGTACTCAAAGTCATACTATATCTTCGTTTCCATTATGGATTGCAACAAGTGAGACACTTCCTTACCTTATGGTCATTAAAAATGACCGTTGTATCAGATGTATCAGTAGTGCCAGAATGGTCGGGGGTCGGTGTTGCGGGCGATGACTTGGCACCTCCCAGCGTCTCAGTACCAGAGGAGTTGGTGAGGAGGCTGTTGGCACTCTCCCGACCTGACCTGTTGTTGGAAGAGGGGCTCGACCTCTCCTTGTGGTCGATCCTCCTGGCTACGGTAAGGGAGATGATCCCCGGCGTTGGAccctgaagaaaggaaaaagggcctCAACCACTGCGCCTCACCAGCACATACAATTCAATTGTAGACGCACGCCCATCCTTCTTGATGCCAggcaccacacactcacctcctGATGCATCGCTGTCCTCAGCGTCTTCATGGCCTCGCTGTTGGGCTTGCCGAGGAGCGACATCCCGTTGATGTTGACGAGCTGGTCGTTCTGGAAGAGGCGGCCGTCGCGCGAGGCGGCCCCGCCGTGGATCACGTTCTTCACGAAGATTCCCAGGTCAACCGAGCCGTTCGGGCCCGAGCTCGTCTTGCCCTTCACGCTCACTCCTACGAAGATTAAATTTGGATCGATCAGTAAGGATGTTTGAAAATCCTGACAAAAGGAAGCTCACATCTATATTACAGGATTAAAAATCACAATGGACTCATTTCTCAGTATCAGTCGATATAAAAGCGAAGAAAATCTCACCCAGTCCAGCTCTTTCGGAGTCATGCACTGGGATTTCGAACATGAGGATTTCTCTTTGTTTCCACGGGAACATGAGGCTGTCCTCCGCTGCTTTCTCCGCCGGCTGTTGGTGCACAAAGTTTGTAGTTAGTTTGTGGCGAAGCATTGGTGTCCCCCATTTCTGTTCAGAACCTGAATGCTAGATTATTGATAGcaaattgtaaaacaaaaaagggaatggaaaaaatcAAACTGTACATAAACTATAAAATTGGTGAAACTAATTTAGCTCTAATAcagaaaatgcaaatatatacattaattagcATAAATACTGATATCACCCAACAAAACACTGAATGAAAAATCTCACAAAAATGCAGGCTATATACACATTGCAAACACCGAACTAATAATCTTTCAGGCAATGCTTATAAAAAACAAGATGCAATTTTGTTACACACAAAATGCTGTGATGACAATCTGTCTCCACACCCAACTGACTCGCAAAACTCTATAATCAATTCTCTACAACCTTGTCCTCTATGAACAGTGCctgagtggaggagaaggatcaTAATACCtggcggaggaaggggagactGTCTTGGTGGTGGTAGGAGACCTATAACAAAATGTCAAAGTCAATAACACATTCGGTCCGAGTCGGAAGCCTTAGCACTTACTGAATATCTATTGGTTCGGAACCAAGAAATATACTGGAATTGACACATCTTAATACGACTAAACTACTGAATGCTCACTTTCTATGAAACCAGGCAAACACAACAGAGCAACGCAGCGTCCAAAATGACTCACGAGGCTCCATTAGCAAATGCAACAGATTAAAAGCTTTGCGGACTCTCTTGTTAACTGCATCGGATCGTTGAATAAGTCTCTGGGTCTGAGTAGCAATTTCTAATCAGACCAACTCATTAACAGGCAAATTTCTTGAACATCTAAGAACTGACTTCAGTTAACAAGGTTCCTACGACTGAGAAAAAAAGTGCGGAAAGCGCCGAGCTAAGCAGTGCAATGTGACTATATGAAAAAAGTGCAGCTATAACAGCATGACAAAGGCCAAAAAACAAAAGCGAGCGCAAGGCAAGCCGGCCCCGCGGCGACCCGACCCGAGCCCACTCACCAGCTGTCTCGGCAGCTTCGGACTCGCGGGCTTCTCTGTCTCCGGCGTCGAGTCGGCCGTCCCCGACGCAGCCTCTCCGTTGCGCTGGTCCTGCCGAGACACCGCCAGCGTAGCTGCCCCTCCGATGGGGATCTCCCTCAGGAGGGCGGCGACCTCCGACTGACTGCGCCCCGTCACTTCCACGCCGTTCACCTCCAGCAGACGGTCGCCGATTCGGAGGTTCCCGTCCTCGATGGCCGCTCCCTGAAATGGGAAGCCAAGGTCACACTCACTCTCAGCATCTGTCAccagttaaaaaaaacatatgcaatcAAATGACGACCCCTCACCAAGAAAGTACACACCTTTGgcaatatgttttttatgtaaatggGAGCTTCTCCACCGGCGGGATTGTCTCTCGTGGTTATCGAGAAGCCGAGGCCGTGCTGGCCCTTGGTGAGGTGCACGTTGAGTCTGCGTCCGATTTTGCGCGTGTTGCTCTGCAGAATCACGGTCTGCGTGCGCGAAGAAAGCGACGCCGGAGGGACCTTCCTCGTGGACATGACGCTGGCGACCTTGGCTCCTCCGACGACTGCAAccgtaaaagataagaaaatcaaGTCCGTTTTCCcggtttctttcctttaaatGAAGCTGAAATATGACCATTTTCTGTCTGACAAATAGCCAACACAAAAAACTGACAGACGTCCTCACGTTTTTCCTCTCCTTCGACCAGCTCCGCGGCCTGCCCCGCGTACCACTCCTGCCTCTGGCCTTTGACAACACGCAGCCGTAATTCTGGCGTTAACATGGCGTCTTTGAAGATTTCTTGAGCCCTGCAGGCaacaacaaatcaataaaaaataaaaacagattaaatatgttttattttactcATACAACTTAAAATGCACGTTCGTCTTTACATCATCCTTTCAACGAAAGTCGAGCTCCTTACTTTTGGAAAGTAATATTATTGAGCGGTTTTCCGTTGATCTCGATAATCCTGTCGTGGACCTCGATCCTGCCGTCGCGGGCGATCCGTCCGCCCGGCTCGACGCCCTCCACCAGCAGGCCCTGGTCGTGCCCCGTGACGTCCGTGCTCGGGATCACGTGGATGCCCAGCGGGCCTCGGTCGTTGCTCAGTACCACGAGGATGCTGAAAGCCACACCGCGAAATTACTTTGGGTCCCGTGCTTTTGAGTTCAGCTGTATGGATATCACGCGATTTTCTGCTATTCTGACAAATATACATCCAATCGCCTTCACAAATAAGTTACAGAAAACCCGCAGGAGAGAGCTAAGCACGACCCGTGCCTCTCCAGAGGAGAACCGACCTGTTGGCCGCCTCGTCGTGCGAGGGGTCCCTGGAGTGCATGGGGGACGAGGCTGAGCCTCCCAGGGGCTCCCGCCGCCTGCCCTCGCTCGTGCCCACCACTCGGTCCGCCGCGTCTGCCCACCGCGCCATCGCCGGGTTGTCGGACAGCACCTGCGCGGAAACAAAACAATCGTCAACCGGAGATTCCTAAAGACGACGCTTATCAATCTTCAATAGGGAAACGGGATGCAAAtgggaaaatgtaaatataaattgcaTTTACAACAATCTCAAGGTTCCAAAGCTCTGCTGAGCCTTTGAGGAAACGTAAGTACCTCGCATGTCCTACAACAAAACCaaacagaaaaacgaaagagagacaagaaacaaTTGAAAAACCAACaggcagaaaaaagaaacacgagtATCTAGAAGCGCTGCAACTACCTGAACAGAACATCTATTGGTGTCTCTAGAGAATCTGGTGAAGGCGGTGGTGGCGgagtggtgggaggaggaggaggaggaggagggcgtctTCTCCTCCCCcgagccctcccccctctccccagggTCCACGAACACGTTGTCGTCCTCGTAGGAGCTGTGGCCGTCCTGGACATAGAGGTGGGGAATCTAAGTAGAtaaacgggggagagagagagggaaggagaaaaggggaagaggggaacgagtTAATGAACGCTTTGTGGGCTGCGAGAGCTTAGAGTATGTTTGATAGTGCTATAATGATCGATAATAACAAtcgtatcatcatatataataataataataataataaaatttccacAAGACACGTCCCATAGTCATGCTTGAGATAGTTAAAGCCAAGCAATGGTTCAAAATCTAAACAGAAAAAACGAATTAAATGTAAAAAGTAaccaaataatgaattaataaaacagaaacaaacaagccAACGCCAAAAAGTAACATAAAAGAGTCACAAACGAATTTGGGAACTCCCTGCGCACACTTACAACCATCTTCATGGGCGTGGAGCTGGGCGGCGCATTCTGGTCCTCGATGATGGGCGCGGCCGACCACCTCTTGGTCGGGTCGGGCGGGGCGGCGGCCGCGGGCGGGATGGGCGAGAGGCGGTTGAGCGCTGGCTCGCTCCCGCGCCGCACGTGCAGCGGCGGCGGCGTGGCGCTCAGCTCCTCGCCGGTGATCTCGATGTCGTTGCGGGTGAACGGCGCGAACTTGTGCTCCACGCCCTGCGGGGAGGCCAAGGGTCAGGgcattgcgggggggggggggcgaagtagAATTTGAAGCCAGAGAGGAAGTTACGACAGATGGGTCCGTTAAG
The Penaeus monodon isolate SGIC_2016 chromosome 18, NSTDA_Pmon_1, whole genome shotgun sequence genome window above contains:
- the LOC119584458 gene encoding partitioning defective 3 homolog isoform X3, with the translated sequence MRMRSRSVAVPSAAHNNNNHHNLNNNNSSHVGSAATTGASRSVLNIPGELKLHYSEVVSVAEKLSRLFSRTHTYHVHRRHKTLRQEPSNSWVTVHNLKQLDGGILDPDDRLNDVADDREQIIAIYDEQTHHHHHHGGDGTSASSDSENPSPDIFQGVEHKFAPFTRNDIEITGEELSATPPPLHVRRGSEPALNRLSPIPPAAAAPPDPTKRWSAAPIIEDQNAPPSSTPMKMVIPHLYVQDGHSSYEDDNVFVDPGERGEGSGEEKTPSSSSSSSHHSATTAFTRFSRDTNRCSVQVLSDNPAMARWADAADRVVGTSEGRRREPLGGSASSPMHSRDPSHDEAANSILVVLSNDRGPLGIHVIPSTDVTGHDQGLLVEGVEPGGRIARDGRIEVHDRIIEINGKPLNNITFQKAQEIFKDAMLTPELRLRVVKGQRQEWYAGQAAELVEGEEKLVGGAKVASVMSTRKVPPASLSSRTQTVILQSNTRKIGRRLNVHLTKGQHGLGFSITTRDNPAGGEAPIYIKNILPKGAAIEDGNLRIGDRLLEVNGVEVTGRSQSEVAALLREIPIGGAATLAVSRQDQRNGEAASGTADSTPETEKPASPKLPRQLVSYHHQDSLPFLRQPAEKAAEDSLMFPWKQREILMFEIPVHDSERAGLGVSVKGKTSSGPNGSVDLGIFVKNVIHGGAASRDGRLFQNDQLVNINGMSLLGKPNSEAMKTLRTAMHQEGPTPGIISLTVARRIDHKERSSPSSNNRSGRESANSLLTNSSGTETLGGAKSSPATPTPDHSGTTDTSDTTVIFNDHKYDGDGHEIDASDFGHINPVIQRLTGNNGALRNESYYKATHDTWNTSQLQQLVMRGERESVAVGGPSHNPLGSPTVNLPSRDTLIIHDDAGNHMSREICRSDGPGASAGSYSDHPSQSDDAYTSQTSLEENAAGFSRDQFGRQSMSEKRHATLDAKNTDTYQRNKKAREEREKQRQMMLAQEKLAASQGMGMGLAAMEGETREEFKPGSREVGIDLPTQDYPSLKAKQPEPSKKSSLKPSQPSSVSKNHHATLEIPRPILKPSPKLRQKANTLVNASPKAKSKQQYVRKGGSETLDRTVGRGSLKGHWSGYPRGPFSPITRSLERNHSKGNQRTTFGQDLSAMISNWAARNRELLSRDAAVMGGKLLVRASSDESLASQNLQRTNSHAHEQPSSSSSQHEHLPPQDALRSRLDVGPGLGMKKSSSLESLQTMVQEMALEEEGHRMGSGRVPRGRGCNESFRAAVDRSYDVPLTGLRNKMETQDFFSHEEYFGYLVAEEESESSGSGFGRGNSRQSSVNSAVDDKYKKVGKKKPGIFKGLGSMFRFGKHRKSIDNPNGLTSKGDGEADRSEGRTEVDRAEVERLAAARRLQQEEHDRMQEQYRRMIENTARSSQQQQQPQMRPDEGEPSRSERMHQLRAEHQRRHAQRNRTYPTDDLEERYESAIKQVLGESGDSEADKANNNTLNSTDTKPQRLDPVPSEPKPDIRHMRSHSYDLYGDNGGRPGSRTAYADPHKYSHYVNYEQIQQHLRKNKEQERLKKLASQQYQDFREKQTRRQQESSPTTLLHKLEETFIHESIIASREAREYQSQRGPRDSAREHQHRPVSNYYEYESVQAMISHAQDNSSTSLPRRHHPPPPGPPPVAAAAVAKNASNNNASHNNNLFPGVSQPHHMMMYKQISGSSVHSTHSAHGGQMGNYGQTMSNMGHRGHNEHSRDMPHQEGLYGSSYRPASHYTGPHHKPPPPPPHHHTTTLTVPGSKV
- the LOC119584458 gene encoding partitioning defective 3 homolog isoform X6, translating into MRMRSRSVAVPSAAHNNNNHHNLNNNNSSHVGSAATTGASRSVLNIPGELKLHYSEVVSVAEKLSRLFSRTHTYHVHRRHKTLRQEPSNSWVTVHNLKQLDGGILDPDDRLNDVADDREQIIAIYDEQTHHHHHHGGDGTSASSDSENPSPDIFQGVEHKFAPFTRNDIEITGEELSATPPPLHVRRGSEPALNRLSPIPPAAAAPPDPTKRWSAAPIIEDQNAPPSSTPMKMVIPHLYVQDGHSSYEDDNVFVDPGERGEGSGEEKTPSSSSSSSHHSATTAFTRFSRDTNRCSVQVLSDNPAMARWADAADRVVGTSEGRRREPLGGSASSPMHSRDPSHDEAANSILVVLSNDRGPLGIHVIPSTDVTGHDQGLLVEGVEPGGRIARDGRIEVHDRIIEINGKPLNNITFQKAQEIFKDAMLTPELRLRVVKGQRQEWYAGQAAELVEGEEKLVGGAKVASVMSTRKVPPASLSSRTQTVILQSNTRKIGRRLNVHLTKGQHGLGFSITTRDNPAGGEAPIYIKNILPKGAAIEDGNLRIGDRLLEVNGVEVTGRSQSEVAALLREIPIGGAATLAVSRQDQRNGEAASGTADSTPETEKPASPKLPRQLPAEKAAEDSLMFPWKQREILMFEIPVHDSERAGLGVSVKGKTSSGPNGSVDLGIFVKNVIHGGAASRDGRLFQNDQLVNINGMSLLGKPNSEAMKTLRTAMHQEGPTPGIISLTVARRIDHKERSSPSSNNRSGRESANSLLTNSSGTETLGGAKSSPATPTPDHSGTTDTSDTTVIFNDHKYDGDGHEIDASDFGHINPVIQRLTGNNGALRNESYYKATHDTWNTSQLQQLVMRGERESVAVGGPSHNPLGSPTVNLPSRDTLIIHDDAGNHMSREICRSDGPGASAGSYSDHPSQSDDAYTSQTSLEENAAGFSRDQFGRQSMSEKRHATLDAKNTDTYQRNKKAREEREKQRQMMLAQEKLAASQGMGMGLAAMEGETREEFKPGSREVGIDLPTQDYPSLKAKQPEPSKKSSLKPSQPSSVSKNHHATLEIPRPILKPSPKLRQKANTLVNASPKAKSKQQYVRKGGSETLDRTVGRGSLKGHWSGYPRGPFSPITRSLERNHSKGNQRTTFGQDLSAMISNWAARNRELLSRDAAVMGGKLLVRASSDESLASQNLQRTNSHAHEQPSSSSSQHEHLPPQDALRSRLDVGPGLGMKKSSSLESLQTMVQEMALEEEGHRMGSGRVPRGRGCNESFRAAVDRSYDVPLTGLRNKMETQDFFSHEEYFGYLVAEEESESSGSGFGRGNSRQSSVNSAVDDKYKKVGKKKPGIFKGLGSMFRFGKHRKSIDNPNGLTSKGDGEADRSEGRTEVDRAEVERLAAARRLQQEEHDRMQEQYRRMIENTARSSQQQQQPQMRPDEGEPSRSERMHQLRAEHQRRHAQRNRTYPTDDLEERYESAIKQGHRQAKSYPAPRSHRRSQSQDLIVERRALSRTERLDPVPSEPKPDIRHMRSHSYDLYGDNGGRPGSRTAYADPHKYSHYVNYEQIQQHLRKNKEQERLKKLASQQYQDFREKQTRRQQESSPTTLLHKLEETFIHESIIASREAREYQSQRGPRDSAREHQHRPVSNYYEYESVQAMISHAQDNSSTSLPRRHHPPPPGPPPVAAAAVAKNASNNNASHNNNLFPGVSQPHHMMMYKQISGSSVHSTHSAHGGQMGNYGQTMSNMGHRGHNEHSRDMPHQEGLYGSSYRPASHYTGPHHKPPPPPPHHHTTTLTVPGSKV